From one Butyricimonas faecihominis genomic stretch:
- a CDS encoding D-glycero-alpha-D-manno-heptose-1,7-bisphosphate 7-phosphatase — MNKAIFLDRDGTINSDEGHYYIYKVEDFVFNPGVIDGIRRLNEAGYLIIIVTNQGGVAKGEYSIEDVDNLHAHMCKELEKHGAHVDKIYYCPHHSSIAPCKCRKPSPYMIEQAIREFDIDKSASWLIGDGSRDIEAAEAAGIRGIKIPKNSDLTPVIDSILKQ; from the coding sequence ATGAACAAGGCTATATTTCTGGATCGGGACGGAACCATTAATTCTGATGAAGGTCATTATTACATATATAAAGTTGAAGACTTCGTTTTCAATCCCGGTGTAATCGACGGAATTCGTCGACTGAACGAGGCGGGTTATTTGATTATCATAGTTACCAATCAAGGCGGGGTCGCTAAAGGGGAGTACTCGATCGAAGACGTGGACAACCTTCACGCTCATATGTGCAAGGAATTGGAAAAGCATGGGGCGCACGTGGATAAAATATACTACTGCCCTCATCACAGCAGCATTGCCCCCTGTAAATGCCGCAAACCATCGCCTTACATGATCGAACAGGCTATCCGGGAGTTTGACATCGACAAATCAGCCTCGTGGTTAATCGGGGATGGTTCACGGGACATCGAGGCGGCGGAGGCTGCCGGAATCCGGGGTATTAAAATACCTAAAAACAGTGACTTAACCCCGGTTATAGACTCCATTCTCAAGCAATAA
- the tsaE gene encoding tRNA (adenosine(37)-N6)-threonylcarbamoyltransferase complex ATPase subunit type 1 TsaE has translation MRWIIDGVDDLNRVAKEFLESTGGNTIYALYGPMGVGKTTFVKAVAGCLGIEDDVNSPTFAIVNEYLTATGDSVFHFDFYRVKNIEEAMDFGYEEYFYSGNRCFIEWPEMVEPLLPKNTLICKFSELADGRRELVIEEKL, from the coding sequence ATGCGCTGGATAATTGACGGTGTTGATGATTTGAATCGGGTAGCAAAAGAGTTTCTGGAAAGTACCGGAGGCAACACGATATATGCCCTGTACGGGCCGATGGGAGTGGGAAAGACCACTTTCGTGAAAGCGGTAGCCGGGTGTTTGGGGATAGAGGATGATGTGAATTCCCCGACGTTCGCTATCGTAAACGAGTATCTGACGGCCACGGGAGACTCGGTTTTTCATTTCGATTTCTATCGGGTGAAGAATATTGAGGAGGCCATGGACTTCGGTTACGAGGAATATTTTTATAGCGGGAATCGTTGTTTTATAGAGTGGCCGGAGATGGTGGAGCCTCTGTTACCGAAAAACACGTTGATATGCAAGTTCTCTGAACTGGCAGATGGTCGGAGAGAATTGGTGATTGAAGAAAAACTTTAA
- the holA gene encoding DNA polymerase III subunit delta, which produces MKYEEIVADLKAGKYAPIYFLSGEESYFLDDIATRIEKNALTEDEKAFNQTILYGNDVSMTTVTDTARRFPMMSQRQVVIVKEAQNIRDFENLLPYIDHLQPTTILVFLYKNKKPDKRKGVFKKLSSSSHCIYFESAKLYDNKIPDWIISYCKDKKYMISLKAAGILAESLGNDLSKVANELDKLMLLLPGGGEIKENLVEEHTGISKEFNTFELTAAIIQMDHLKANRIVNYFEANPKNNPLVLTISMLFRYFLNLLTYHYQKKSTPNQQEMARLLGINPYFLKDYTEGAKRYNAMKCANIISWLREYDLKSKGVGNANISDGELLKELIFKIMH; this is translated from the coding sequence ATGAAATACGAAGAGATAGTTGCAGATTTAAAAGCAGGGAAATATGCCCCGATTTACTTTCTATCGGGGGAAGAGTCCTATTTTTTGGACGATATAGCGACACGCATCGAGAAAAACGCCCTCACGGAGGACGAGAAGGCGTTTAACCAAACGATATTGTACGGGAACGATGTCTCCATGACCACCGTGACCGATACGGCCCGCCGCTTTCCCATGATGTCACAACGTCAAGTTGTCATTGTCAAGGAGGCCCAGAATATCCGGGATTTCGAGAATTTACTGCCTTATATTGATCATCTTCAACCGACAACGATCCTCGTGTTTCTCTATAAAAACAAGAAACCGGATAAACGTAAAGGAGTTTTCAAAAAATTAAGCAGTTCTTCGCATTGCATCTATTTCGAGTCGGCCAAACTTTACGACAACAAGATCCCGGACTGGATTATTTCGTACTGCAAAGACAAGAAGTACATGATTTCACTGAAAGCCGCGGGTATTCTCGCAGAAAGTCTGGGGAACGATTTGAGCAAGGTGGCCAACGAACTGGACAAGCTCATGCTCCTACTTCCCGGTGGCGGTGAAATCAAGGAGAATCTGGTGGAAGAACACACGGGGATCAGCAAGGAATTCAACACGTTCGAACTCACGGCAGCCATCATACAGATGGATCACCTGAAAGCAAACCGTATCGTGAATTATTTCGAGGCTAACCCCAAGAACAACCCGCTGGTTCTCACGATCAGCATGTTGTTCCGGTACTTTCTGAACCTACTGACGTACCACTACCAGAAGAAAAGTACCCCAAACCAGCAAGAAATGGCCCGGTTACTGGGTATCAATCCCTATTTTCTGAAAGATTACACGGAAGGAGCGAAACGATATAACGCCATGAAATGTGCTAACATCATCTCTTGGTTACGGGAGTATGACCTCAAATCAAAAGGTGTCGGTAACGCAAACATTTCTGACGGTGAGCTTTTGAAGGAGCTAATATTTAAGATAATGCATTGA
- a CDS encoding L-lactate permease gives MFEILFALLPMVILVISMGICKWPGDKSSLLTLVITVMLAIFAFGIPAQEIGFTLINSTARACITILSVIWMAVFSYNILLDSGKIKVLKDQLATISTDRSVQVLLITWGFGGLLEGMPGYGTSVAIPAAILVTLGFRPLFAVLASLIANSEPTTFGAVGIAETVLMEETGCPLPELCKATIQQLYPFIFLIPITLAILADRRRQALLKNILLGTLVGGVSFLAQYATAVYLGPEMPAILSSICSIIIIIAWSKWTKKSDTIPTKHSPRQIYQAWSVYGLIIFFILLAIPFNFKVTSLLLFAGAFIGGQIQGVTTSRQFTLLGQTLVQIRSTIIMVIALVSISALMEISGMVQLLADTLTSISGKYYAFWSPLIGEIGTFITGSGTSANILFGKLQAGIATNMDIDPSWLAAANTTGTTAGKIISPQSIAIAASACQLQGQEGGILKRAFPYALVYGILLGIIVFLG, from the coding sequence ATGTTCGAAATCTTGTTTGCCTTACTGCCAATGGTTATACTGGTCATATCCATGGGGATATGCAAGTGGCCCGGAGATAAGAGTAGCCTGCTTACCCTTGTTATTACCGTTATGTTGGCCATTTTCGCCTTTGGTATACCCGCGCAAGAGATCGGTTTCACTTTAATAAACAGTACCGCACGTGCTTGTATCACTATTCTTTCCGTTATCTGGATGGCTGTATTTAGCTATAATATTCTGCTGGATTCCGGCAAGATTAAAGTGTTAAAAGACCAACTGGCAACGATTTCCACGGACAGGAGTGTACAGGTATTACTGATCACGTGGGGATTCGGGGGGCTACTGGAAGGAATGCCCGGCTACGGGACTTCGGTTGCCATCCCGGCAGCCATACTCGTAACGCTGGGATTTCGTCCGTTGTTCGCCGTACTCGCAAGCCTCATCGCTAACAGTGAACCCACGACATTCGGGGCCGTCGGTATCGCAGAAACCGTTCTCATGGAAGAGACCGGCTGCCCGTTACCTGAATTGTGTAAGGCTACCATTCAACAATTATATCCTTTTATATTTTTGATCCCGATAACTTTGGCTATATTGGCCGACAGACGCCGCCAAGCTTTACTCAAGAACATCTTGCTCGGCACGCTTGTCGGGGGCGTATCCTTCCTAGCACAATACGCCACGGCCGTATATCTCGGTCCGGAGATGCCAGCCATTCTAAGCAGTATTTGTTCCATCATTATTATTATCGCATGGAGTAAATGGACCAAAAAAAGTGACACAATTCCCACGAAACACTCGCCCCGGCAAATATACCAAGCGTGGAGTGTCTACGGCCTTATCATTTTCTTTATATTACTGGCTATTCCCTTCAATTTCAAGGTAACGAGTTTATTGCTTTTTGCCGGAGCTTTTATCGGGGGACAGATACAGGGTGTAACGACAAGCAGACAATTCACATTACTAGGCCAGACTCTCGTACAAATCCGCAGTACTATTATTATGGTTATCGCCTTGGTCAGTATATCCGCACTCATGGAAATATCCGGCATGGTGCAATTACTGGCCGACACACTCACTTCCATCTCCGGGAAGTATTACGCTTTCTGGTCCCCTTTGATCGGGGAAATAGGAACATTTATCACGGGTAGCGGTACTTCGGCAAACATTCTTTTCGGGAAATTGCAAGCAGGAATCGCCACAAACATGGACATTGATCCTTCTTGGCTTGCCGCCGCCAACACCACAGGCACTACTGCCGGGAAAATTATCTCACCCCAGAGTATTGCTATTGCCGCCTCCGCATGTCAATTACAGGGCCAAGAAGGGGGAATCTTAAAACGGGCTTTCCCATACGCTCTCGTGTACGGAATACTACTGGGAATTATTGTCTTTCTCGGGTGA
- a CDS encoding flotillin family protein yields MEGSLYLIVAIVAVLFVTFAAILSRYKRCPSDKILVVYGRTGKNATGGVSSARCIHGGAAFIWPVFQSFSFLDLTPISIECNLTNALSKQNIRVDVPCRFTVGISTEPDSMTNAAERLLGQRQENIQDLAKDILFGQLRLVIATMDIEEINSDRDKFLANVSANVEAELRKIGLKLINVNVTDLRDESGYIEALGKEAAAKAINDAKKSVAEQNRFGEIGKAEADRDKDIRIAETVRDTRIRTAEANATAVEGENNAKILIADSDAIRREREAEAARKAIAAEKVQAAKALEEAYMAEREAEIARAEREKATQAANIVVPAQIDKEKAIIDAEAEAERLRRLAKGEADAIFAKMDAEARGLYEVLTKQAEGYAQIVKAAAGDPDKAVMMLITDKLPELVRTQVEAVKNIKIDKVTVWDGNNAGNGNTSTANFISGMMKSVPPLNDLFNMAGLNLPTFLKGAATEEKATDAGQQDEIVEEVEK; encoded by the coding sequence ATGGAAGGTAGTTTGTATTTGATTGTCGCCATCGTGGCGGTGTTGTTTGTTACGTTTGCGGCGATATTGTCCCGTTATAAACGTTGTCCGTCAGACAAGATTCTTGTCGTGTACGGGCGGACCGGTAAGAATGCGACCGGAGGAGTGAGTTCCGCACGTTGTATTCATGGAGGGGCGGCTTTTATCTGGCCGGTGTTCCAGAGTTTTTCATTTCTGGACTTGACTCCGATCTCTATCGAGTGTAATTTGACGAATGCTTTAAGTAAACAGAATATACGAGTAGATGTGCCTTGTCGTTTTACGGTGGGTATTTCTACCGAACCGGATAGCATGACGAATGCGGCAGAGCGTTTGTTGGGGCAACGGCAGGAAAATATTCAGGATTTGGCCAAGGATATTCTTTTCGGGCAGTTACGTTTGGTGATTGCCACGATGGATATTGAGGAAATCAATTCCGACCGGGATAAATTCTTGGCTAACGTGAGTGCTAACGTGGAGGCCGAGTTACGGAAGATCGGTTTGAAACTGATCAACGTGAACGTGACCGACTTGCGGGATGAGTCCGGGTATATCGAGGCTTTGGGAAAAGAAGCAGCAGCGAAAGCGATCAATGATGCCAAGAAAAGCGTGGCCGAGCAGAATCGATTCGGAGAGATCGGTAAAGCCGAGGCAGATCGGGATAAAGATATTCGTATCGCGGAAACCGTGCGGGACACTCGTATTCGGACGGCCGAGGCTAATGCAACCGCGGTGGAGGGAGAAAACAATGCCAAGATTTTAATTGCCGATTCGGATGCCATCCGTCGGGAGAGAGAGGCCGAGGCTGCCCGTAAAGCTATCGCGGCAGAGAAAGTGCAGGCTGCAAAGGCTTTGGAAGAGGCTTATATGGCAGAGCGGGAGGCTGAGATTGCTCGTGCCGAAAGAGAGAAAGCTACACAAGCGGCTAATATCGTGGTTCCCGCACAGATTGACAAGGAGAAAGCGATTATTGATGCGGAGGCCGAGGCGGAACGTTTGCGCCGGTTGGCGAAAGGAGAGGCTGATGCCATTTTTGCCAAGATGGATGCCGAAGCACGAGGTTTATACGAGGTGCTGACAAAACAGGCGGAAGGATATGCCCAAATCGTGAAAGCCGCCGCCGGAGATCCCGACAAGGCGGTGATGATGTTGATTACCGATAAGTTGCCGGAGCTGGTGAGAACGCAAGTGGAGGCTGTTAAGAATATCAAGATCGACAAGGTTACCGTTTGGGATGGCAATAATGCCGGGAACGGGAATACCTCCACGGCTAACTTCATCTCGGGGATGATGAAATCGGTTCCCCCGTTGAATGATCTGTTTAACATGGCTGGGCTGAATCTACCGACTTTCCTGAAAGGTGCCGCCACGGAAGAGAAAGCTACGGATGCCGGACAACAAGATGAGATCGTTGAAGAAGTTGAGAAGTAG
- a CDS encoding alanine dehydrogenase encodes MDNSGKLLGAQINREWFLYQEKEVFGEYRQKRLTIGLPNETERRENRVCLTPEAVAMMVDMGHTIMIQRGAGEAAHYHDREYADAGAQMLDTCEEVYTADIILKPTPVMQADVEMMHDRQVILSPIELFELRKEAVVEMMQKKVTAVGFDILKDENGVYPVVQMMSEISGSSAIMIASEYLSNSREGKGILLGGVTGITPAEVVILGAGTLGEYAARTALALGAEVKVFDHSLERLRRINHCLGQRVYTSVFHKPVLERALLSADVLIGALRFFDDDFGITVSEEQVRLMKQGAVIVDMSIEHGGCIETSGPTTHENPTYVYNGVIHYCVPNVPSRVARTASIAYSNLFTPLFDKISRAGGFNTAIKNDAGLRHGVYVYNGVLTKRVIADRYGLVSRDIDLLMAAF; translated from the coding sequence ATGGATAACTCGGGTAAATTATTGGGAGCCCAAATTAATCGGGAGTGGTTTCTATACCAGGAAAAAGAGGTATTCGGGGAATACCGGCAGAAACGATTGACAATCGGTTTACCGAACGAGACCGAGCGACGGGAAAACCGGGTGTGTTTAACCCCGGAGGCCGTGGCCATGATGGTTGATATGGGGCATACGATAATGATACAACGAGGAGCCGGGGAGGCGGCACATTACCATGACCGGGAGTACGCCGATGCGGGAGCCCAGATGTTGGATACCTGCGAGGAAGTGTACACGGCGGATATTATACTGAAACCGACTCCGGTGATGCAGGCAGACGTGGAAATGATGCATGATCGGCAGGTCATACTGTCACCGATCGAGCTTTTCGAGTTACGAAAAGAGGCTGTCGTGGAGATGATGCAGAAGAAGGTGACGGCTGTCGGGTTCGATATTCTGAAAGACGAGAACGGGGTTTATCCCGTGGTGCAGATGATGAGTGAGATTTCTGGAAGCTCGGCAATCATGATTGCCAGCGAGTACTTGAGCAATTCTCGGGAAGGGAAAGGTATTTTGCTGGGAGGGGTGACGGGAATCACTCCAGCCGAGGTGGTTATTTTGGGGGCCGGGACTTTGGGGGAATATGCGGCTCGTACGGCGTTGGCTTTGGGGGCTGAGGTGAAAGTGTTCGATCATTCGCTGGAGCGTCTACGCCGGATAAATCATTGTCTGGGACAACGGGTATATACTTCTGTTTTTCATAAGCCGGTTTTGGAACGGGCGTTGTTGTCTGCCGACGTGCTGATCGGGGCTTTGCGTTTCTTCGATGATGATTTCGGGATTACCGTGTCCGAAGAACAGGTAAGGTTGATGAAACAGGGAGCGGTGATTGTGGATATGTCCATTGAACATGGTGGATGTATTGAAACATCAGGACCAACGACTCATGAGAACCCGACGTATGTATATAATGGGGTAATCCACTATTGTGTCCCGAATGTCCCGTCGAGAGTGGCTCGTACGGCATCTATCGCTTATAGTAATTTATTCACTCCTTTATTTGATAAGATTTCCCGGGCGGGTGGCTTTAATACTGCCATAAAAAATGATGCGGGATTACGGCATGGCGTGTATGTTTATAACGGTGTGTTGACGAAACGGGTGATTGCCGATCGCTATGGATTAGTTTCTAGAGATATTGATTTATTGATGGCTGCTTTCTGA
- a CDS encoding DUF4294 domain-containing protein, translating to MCKIFIISLLSLFINSFATAQSVVPSVIMGRDTVPHVLLHEVDVVARLKNPRKYARQQQRNQRMVYNVRKVFPYAKIAAAKINEIENKLAQTDSEAKRKQIIKKEYKELMHTFKQPLMKLTVTQGKILVRLIYRETNNTSFNHIKEYKGTVNAYFWQSLALLFGNNLKADYEPNGRDREIEQIVRSIEKGGPSHITRR from the coding sequence ATGTGCAAAATATTTATCATATCACTCCTATCTTTATTTATTAACAGCTTTGCAACAGCGCAGAGTGTTGTCCCGTCCGTGATTATGGGCAGGGATACCGTACCCCATGTTCTTCTCCATGAAGTAGATGTCGTCGCCCGATTGAAGAATCCACGGAAATACGCCCGCCAGCAACAACGGAACCAAAGGATGGTTTATAACGTGAGAAAGGTGTTCCCGTACGCGAAAATAGCCGCCGCCAAGATCAACGAGATTGAAAATAAACTAGCGCAAACGGATTCCGAGGCAAAACGAAAACAGATTATCAAGAAAGAGTACAAGGAACTCATGCACACGTTCAAGCAACCGTTGATGAAACTGACCGTCACGCAAGGGAAGATTCTCGTTCGCTTGATCTACCGGGAAACAAACAACACGTCCTTCAATCACATCAAGGAGTACAAGGGTACGGTGAATGCCTATTTTTGGCAATCGCTGGCTCTGTTGTTCGGGAATAACCTGAAAGCCGATTACGAACCGAACGGGCGGGACCGCGAAATCGAGCAGATCGTGCGCTCGATCGAAAAGGGAGGCCCTTCTCACATCACCCGGCGATAA
- a CDS encoding NfeD family protein, translating to MEEWWSSLGLFMQSVWCITLFASLVFVIQTIMTFIGMDTDGGMDVDVSADTATDGDSGPFQLFTFRNFINFLLGFGWSIISFEKAIENQFVLILVSAVIGVLLVMAVMAIFRFMSRMEQSGTINMANAVGCKGNVYLKIPGEKRGEGKVQISIQGAIREFNALTAGEELETGAPIRVVEVINDNTLLVERF from the coding sequence ATGGAAGAATGGTGGAGTTCTCTGGGGTTATTTATGCAATCGGTGTGGTGTATCACTCTATTTGCCAGTTTGGTATTTGTTATCCAGACAATCATGACTTTTATCGGGATGGATACGGATGGGGGGATGGATGTTGACGTGAGTGCGGATACAGCGACTGATGGGGATAGCGGTCCTTTCCAGTTATTTACTTTTCGTAACTTCATCAATTTCCTACTGGGGTTCGGTTGGTCGATCATCTCTTTTGAAAAAGCGATAGAAAACCAGTTCGTGTTGATTCTCGTGTCGGCTGTGATCGGTGTGTTGCTAGTGATGGCCGTGATGGCTATTTTCAGATTCATGAGCCGCATGGAGCAAAGCGGGACGATTAACATGGCAAATGCCGTGGGGTGTAAAGGGAACGTGTATTTGAAAATTCCGGGAGAAAAACGGGGAGAGGGGAAAGTACAAATCTCGATACAAGGGGCTATCCGGGAATTTAATGCCCTGACAGCAGGCGAGGAATTGGAGACGGGAGCACCGATTCGGGTCGTGGAAGTGATAAACGACAACACCTTACTGGTGGAGCGTTTTTAA
- a CDS encoding YqgE/AlgH family protein yields the protein MEKEFQDLFQIRHNDDRVEVGKVLIAEPFLEGKYFNRSVVYMVEHDSSGSVGFVLNKPLPYTTSELVKELEGVHFPVYIGGPVERNQLYYIHRRNDIPDSEEIAKGIYWGGDFKALTEMLKAGKVLEGEIRFFAGYSGWTDSQLENELKENSWMVGTIPTDTLFTIPNEGLWEQAMSSLGGRYKLWANFPEDPILN from the coding sequence GTGGAAAAGGAATTTCAGGATCTGTTTCAGATACGTCACAATGATGACCGTGTTGAGGTGGGAAAGGTGTTGATTGCAGAACCTTTTCTGGAAGGTAAATATTTTAACCGTTCCGTGGTCTACATGGTGGAACATGATTCGAGCGGGAGCGTGGGTTTTGTATTGAATAAGCCGTTACCTTACACGACTTCCGAGTTGGTAAAAGAACTCGAAGGCGTACATTTCCCCGTGTACATTGGTGGTCCCGTGGAGCGTAATCAGTTGTATTACATCCATCGGAGAAATGACATACCGGACTCGGAAGAGATCGCGAAAGGTATATATTGGGGAGGTGATTTTAAGGCTTTGACGGAGATGTTGAAAGCCGGAAAGGTATTGGAAGGAGAGATTCGTTTCTTTGCAGGGTATAGTGGCTGGACAGATAGCCAGTTGGAGAATGAATTGAAGGAGAATTCTTGGATGGTGGGGACAATTCCTACCGACACGCTGTTTACCATCCCGAACGAGGGATTATGGGAACAAGCCATGAGTTCTCTGGGGGGAAGATACAAGCTGTGGGCGAATTTCCCGGAAGACCCGATTCTTAATTAA
- a CDS encoding BlaI/MecI/CopY family transcriptional regulator, whose amino-acid sequence MKGLTSKEEEIMGFFWEKGPLFVKQMLAFYEDPKPHFNTLSTIVRGLEEKGYLAHEVYGNTYQYYAIISEEEFRKGTLKNVISKYFNNSYLSAVSSLVQEEDISLEELKQLISEVEKAHDK is encoded by the coding sequence ATGAAAGGATTAACTAGCAAAGAAGAAGAAATCATGGGCTTTTTCTGGGAGAAAGGCCCTCTATTCGTGAAACAGATGCTTGCATTTTACGAAGACCCGAAACCGCATTTCAACACGTTATCCACCATCGTGCGCGGGCTGGAAGAAAAAGGTTATCTCGCTCACGAAGTTTACGGGAACACCTATCAATATTATGCGATCATTAGTGAAGAAGAGTTCCGCAAAGGCACCTTGAAGAACGTGATCAGTAAATATTTCAACAACTCGTACCTCAGTGCCGTATCTTCACTCGTGCAGGAAGAGGACATTTCATTGGAAGAATTGAAACAACTCATTTCCGAAGTAGAAAAAGCACACGATAAATAA